One window from the genome of Bacillus tianshenii encodes:
- the ispG gene encoding flavodoxin-dependent (E)-4-hydroxy-3-methylbut-2-enyl-diphosphate synthase encodes MNEITHRTKTRPVKVGNLTIGGNDQVVVQSMTTTKTHDVEATVAEIKRLEEAGCQIVRVACPDERAANAIADIKKQINIPLVVDIHFDYKLALKAIEGGADKIRINPGNIGKRAKVEAVVNAAKEKGIPIRIGVNAGSLEKRILEKYGYPTADGMVESALHHIQILEELDFHDIIVSLKASDVNLAIEAYEKASRAFDYPLHLGITESGTLFAGTVKSAAGLGAILSKGIGNTVRISLSADPVEEVRVARELLKSFGLAANAATLISCPTCGRIEIDLISIANEVEEYISTIKAPIKVAVLGCAVNGPGEAREADIGIAGARGEGLLFRHGEIVRKVPEEIMVEELKKEVDKIAEEHYKKQAEEAQEA; translated from the coding sequence ATGAATGAAATTACACATCGCACAAAAACACGCCCTGTCAAAGTCGGCAATTTGACAATCGGTGGAAATGATCAAGTTGTCGTCCAAAGCATGACAACAACAAAAACACACGATGTTGAAGCAACCGTTGCTGAAATCAAACGTCTTGAAGAAGCAGGCTGCCAGATTGTTCGTGTCGCATGTCCTGATGAACGTGCAGCAAATGCGATTGCCGATATTAAAAAGCAAATTAACATTCCGCTTGTAGTGGATATTCATTTTGATTATAAATTAGCCCTTAAAGCAATTGAAGGCGGTGCAGACAAAATCCGCATCAATCCAGGTAACATCGGAAAACGTGCGAAAGTCGAAGCTGTCGTAAACGCCGCTAAAGAAAAAGGGATTCCAATCCGCATCGGTGTCAATGCAGGCTCCCTCGAAAAACGTATCTTAGAGAAATACGGCTATCCGACTGCAGATGGTATGGTTGAAAGTGCCCTTCATCATATTCAAATTCTAGAGGAACTTGATTTCCATGACATTATTGTGTCGCTAAAGGCTTCTGACGTGAACCTTGCGATTGAAGCTTACGAAAAAGCCTCTCGTGCCTTTGACTATCCGCTTCACTTAGGGATTACAGAATCAGGAACACTATTCGCGGGTACTGTTAAGAGTGCTGCAGGCCTTGGAGCAATCTTGAGCAAAGGAATCGGTAACACTGTTCGTATCTCATTAAGCGCAGACCCTGTTGAAGAAGTTCGGGTTGCAAGAGAGTTGCTGAAATCATTTGGCTTAGCTGCGAATGCGGCAACACTTATTTCCTGCCCAACATGCGGCCGAATTGAAATTGATTTAATTAGCATTGCAAACGAAGTAGAAGAATACATTTCAACAATCAAAGCACCAATAAAAGTCGCAGTGCTCGGTTGCGCAGTAAACGGTCCTGGTGAAGCTCGTGAGGCGGATATCGGCATTGCAGGTGCACGTGGTGAAGGCTTACTATTCCGCCATGGAGAAATCGTTCGTAAAGTACCAGAAGAGATAATGGTTGAAGAATTAAAGAAAGAAGTCGACAAAATCGCAGAAGAGCATTATAAGAAGCAGGCTGAAGAAGCACAAGAAGCTTGA
- a CDS encoding DUF4190 domain-containing protein has translation MAPARLPEVNSETRAEDAHDMRARQEAEDTDGRGLGMFALAMSILALFFLPVILGAAGIIVGFMARRRGAEGLGAWAIGVGAAAIIVSLFIAPFF, from the coding sequence ATGGCACCAGCTCGATTACCTGAAGTCAACAGTGAGACTCGAGCAGAAGATGCGCATGATATGCGTGCTCGTCAAGAAGCTGAAGATACTGACGGTAGAGGGCTTGGTATGTTTGCGCTAGCGATGTCGATTCTTGCACTGTTCTTCTTGCCAGTGATCTTAGGGGCAGCAGGCATTATTGTCGGCTTTATGGCACGTAGAAGAGGAGCAGAAGGCTTAGGCGCTTGGGCTATCGGTGTCGGAGCAGCTGCGATTATCGTATCATTATTTATTGCACCCTTTTTTTGA
- a CDS encoding Fur family transcriptional regulator, with translation MKLDHALDMLKNKGYKYTNKREEMLRLFVENNRYIRAKDVLDYMKSKFPSLSFDTIYRNLSLFAELEILEETELEGEKHFRIKCATNEHHHHFICLDCGKTAQIHACPMERLDENFTGYDITGHKFEIYGKCPECK, from the coding sequence ATGAAGCTTGATCATGCCTTAGATATGCTGAAAAATAAAGGGTATAAATATACGAATAAACGGGAAGAAATGCTTCGCCTGTTCGTTGAAAATAATCGCTATATTCGTGCAAAAGATGTGTTGGATTATATGAAAAGCAAGTTCCCAAGCTTAAGCTTTGATACAATTTACCGTAACTTGTCATTGTTTGCTGAGCTAGAAATCTTGGAAGAAACAGAATTAGAAGGTGAAAAACACTTTCGTATAAAATGCGCCACAAACGAACATCATCATCACTTTATCTGTCTCGACTGCGGCAAAACAGCCCAAATCCATGCCTGCCCAATGGAACGCCTAGACGAAAACTTCACCGGCTACGACATCACCGGCCACAAATTCGAAATCTACGGCAAATGCCCAGAATGTAAATAG
- a CDS encoding metal ABC transporter permease → MIEGFFRYEFLQNAVLTGMMIGFIAPLLGVFIVVRRLSLIADALSHITLAGISASMLLEKKFGLVGLSPVYFGMGFSVLGSLFIEQLRKVYKHYEELAIPIILSGGIGLSVIFISLADGFNSDLFSYLFGSVTAVSRGDLWMISAITIIVVATVILFYKELFAVSFDEEHAIASGIKTKAVHSIIIVIVALVIAASMRIVGVLLVSSLMTLPVAASIRIAKGFKQTIFMSVIFGELAVMGGLVGAYYLDLAPGGTIVVLAVFILLGSIVWRKISRR, encoded by the coding sequence ATGATTGAAGGCTTCTTTCGTTATGAATTTTTGCAAAATGCAGTGCTTACAGGAATGATGATTGGCTTTATTGCGCCACTGCTAGGAGTGTTTATCGTTGTGCGCCGTCTATCATTGATTGCAGACGCACTTTCACACATTACACTTGCCGGCATTTCAGCAAGCATGCTGTTAGAGAAGAAGTTTGGGCTTGTTGGCTTGAGTCCTGTCTATTTTGGAATGGGCTTTTCTGTGCTTGGGTCACTATTTATTGAGCAGCTTCGGAAGGTGTACAAGCATTACGAGGAGTTGGCTATTCCGATTATTTTATCCGGTGGGATTGGTTTAAGTGTTATTTTCATTTCACTTGCAGATGGATTTAACTCGGACTTATTCAGTTATTTATTTGGCAGTGTAACAGCCGTAAGTCGCGGCGACTTGTGGATGATTTCTGCTATTACGATCATTGTTGTTGCAACAGTGATTCTATTCTATAAAGAATTATTCGCTGTTTCCTTTGATGAGGAACATGCCATTGCATCTGGTATTAAAACAAAGGCTGTTCATTCAATAATTATTGTGATCGTTGCCCTTGTTATTGCTGCTTCTATGCGCATCGTTGGCGTACTATTAGTGTCTTCCTTAATGACACTACCTGTGGCGGCAAGTATTCGTATTGCAAAAGGGTTCAAACAAACCATCTTCATGTCTGTTATTTTTGGAGAGTTAGCTGTTATGGGAGGGCTTGTAGGGGCTTATTACTTAGATTTGGCTCCAGGTGGTACAATTGTTGTTCTTGCTGTCTTCATTTTGTTAGGTTCGATTGTATGGAGAAAAATTAGTCGTAGATAG
- a CDS encoding metal ABC transporter ATP-binding protein: MKEPILDIEHVYFRYEKQDVLEDITFSLPQGAFLGLVGPNGSGKSTLIKLILGLQKPRSGSIKLFGTPIQKFKDWDRIGFVSQKANSFNTGFPATVHEVVSMGLVSKLGFFRFMGKKEKQKVNEAIEAVDMMAYANQNIGELSGGQQQRVFIARALVSEPDLLILDEPTVGVDAQNVNMFYDMLENLNRNRNMSLLLITHDIGTITDKVTHVACLNKHLHFHGEAEEFEQLEEKNVSQIYGHSLQVLTHNHGGHAHD, translated from the coding sequence ATGAAGGAACCCATTTTAGATATTGAACACGTCTACTTTCGTTATGAAAAGCAAGATGTATTGGAAGATATTACGTTTAGCTTGCCGCAAGGAGCTTTCCTTGGTCTGGTCGGTCCGAACGGCTCAGGTAAGTCAACTCTAATTAAACTCATTCTCGGTTTACAGAAACCACGAAGCGGGAGCATAAAGCTTTTTGGCACACCTATTCAAAAGTTTAAGGACTGGGACCGTATCGGTTTTGTTTCTCAAAAAGCAAACAGTTTTAACACTGGCTTTCCAGCTACTGTTCATGAAGTTGTGTCAATGGGACTTGTTTCAAAGCTCGGTTTCTTTCGGTTTATGGGGAAGAAAGAGAAGCAGAAAGTGAATGAAGCAATTGAAGCGGTTGATATGATGGCGTATGCGAACCAAAATATTGGCGAGCTTTCTGGCGGACAACAGCAACGGGTTTTCATTGCTCGTGCACTTGTCAGCGAACCGGACCTGTTGATTCTAGATGAACCAACAGTAGGGGTCGATGCTCAAAATGTGAATATGTTCTATGACATGCTTGAGAATTTAAATCGTAATCGAAACATGAGCTTGTTGCTGATTACGCATGATATAGGGACTATTACTGATAAAGTGACACATGTGGCCTGCTTAAACAAGCATTTGCATTTTCATGGAGAAGCCGAAGAATTTGAGCAGCTTGAAGAAAAGAATGTTTCGCAAATCTATGGTCATTCGCTCCAAGTGTTAACACATAATCATGGAGGGCATGCACATGATTGA
- a CDS encoding transglycosylase SLT domain-containing protein, with the protein MKKFINRPRYIFTALLIIGAGVFVAMQSHYQHKVSALEAEVTELEEKNITYRDAMKYTQNNEEEKIGKVSFSNYKQWQKAQKLANQFVEQSDGKFKKEWGLFLISKAKQYEIDPYIVYELIRVETGDTFDPKLKGPKTQYGHAYGLSQFMKNTAPWIADMAGIEYKDDLLYNPYYSIQLSVVYLDFLHERYEGDWDQALTAYHRGIYGLENYVKENGHAKSWYAKRIQNKAKKQEQLVAYNQ; encoded by the coding sequence GTGAAGAAATTCATCAATCGTCCTCGATATATTTTCACGGCACTGTTAATCATTGGAGCAGGCGTGTTTGTTGCAATGCAAAGTCATTATCAACATAAAGTATCTGCGCTCGAGGCAGAGGTAACAGAGTTAGAGGAAAAGAATATTACGTATCGTGATGCGATGAAGTATACACAGAATAACGAGGAAGAAAAAATCGGGAAAGTATCTTTTTCAAATTATAAACAATGGCAGAAAGCTCAAAAGCTTGCCAATCAATTTGTTGAACAAAGTGATGGAAAGTTTAAAAAAGAATGGGGACTATTTTTAATCAGCAAAGCAAAACAGTATGAGATTGACCCATACATTGTATATGAGCTGATTCGCGTTGAAACAGGAGACACATTCGACCCGAAGCTTAAAGGTCCTAAAACGCAATATGGACATGCTTATGGGTTATCCCAGTTTATGAAAAATACAGCGCCATGGATTGCAGATATGGCCGGTATTGAATACAAAGATGACTTATTATACAATCCTTACTATTCCATTCAATTGTCGGTCGTCTATTTGGACTTTTTGCATGAACGTTACGAAGGGGACTGGGACCAAGCATTAACTGCTTATCATCGCGGCATTTATGGCTTGGAAAATTACGTGAAAGAAAATGGACATGCTAAGAGCTGGTACGCGAAGCGTATTCAAAATAAAGCAAAGAAACAAGAACAACTTGTTGCATATAACCAATAG
- a CDS encoding YitT family protein → MAKKQHKRESIPHLLYRLVMICIGAGLAAFSIELFLVPNEIIDGGIIGISLILDHLFGDLSPFISFATLVVILNMPFMYYGYKQIGKTFVFSSIFGILALAIIESFLHHAAPIDLKEPILAAVFGGLTLGIGVGLVIRHGGSMDGTEILGILMTKRLPFSVGEFVMFINLFIFGWAAFVFGLEQALFSILAYYIAFKTIDTVIQGLDETKAVIIVSDRYEEVSDAILDRLGRGTTKLKGKGGYTDAEKDVIYAVITRLEVTKLKALVHDVDPSAFITIMNTQETKGAKFKSPIH, encoded by the coding sequence ATGGCAAAGAAGCAGCATAAGAGGGAGAGCATACCACATTTATTGTATCGACTTGTCATGATTTGCATTGGAGCAGGGCTTGCAGCATTTTCGATCGAGCTCTTTCTTGTTCCAAATGAAATTATTGATGGCGGTATTATTGGTATTTCACTTATTTTAGATCATTTATTCGGTGATCTCTCGCCGTTTATTAGCTTTGCGACGCTTGTTGTTATTTTAAATATGCCATTTATGTACTATGGCTATAAGCAAATCGGTAAGACGTTTGTGTTCTCATCGATTTTCGGTATCTTAGCACTTGCAATTATTGAAAGCTTTCTACACCATGCAGCACCGATAGATTTGAAGGAACCCATTCTTGCAGCTGTGTTTGGCGGATTAACGCTCGGTATTGGGGTGGGTCTTGTTATACGTCACGGCGGGTCAATGGACGGAACAGAAATTCTCGGTATTTTAATGACGAAGCGGCTGCCGTTTTCAGTCGGGGAATTTGTAATGTTTATAAATCTTTTTATCTTTGGTTGGGCTGCTTTCGTATTTGGTCTTGAACAGGCGTTGTTTTCAATCTTAGCCTATTACATAGCGTTCAAAACGATAGATACCGTTATCCAAGGTCTTGATGAAACAAAGGCTGTTATTATTGTCTCTGACCGTTATGAAGAAGTATCGGACGCAATTCTGGATCGGCTTGGTCGCGGAACGACAAAGTTGAAAGGAAAGGGCGGCTATACGGATGCTGAGAAGGATGTTATTTATGCCGTTATTACCCGATTAGAAGTAACAAAGTTAAAAGCACTTGTCCATGATGTGGACCCAAGCGCATTTATTACGATTATGAATACACAAGAAACGAAAGGTGCAAAGTTCAAGTCACCGATTCATTAA
- a CDS encoding PAS domain-containing sensor histidine kinase, which translates to MKGSIELSRKQDTCFQELVKNHLDTACLILNKDLQVQFVNDSFVKFIEKDAGEMIGESLDRCLNGHILHNTMMSLIKEVLFINQMVEHIYYTEDVFYQLKAHILEESQNICVMLYDHSYQQKFENLLVYKEQMDTVAQLAAGVAHELRNPLAVIRGFFQLSKMTKGWDKYYETIMAEMIRMEGIIEEFLSMARKNEKKEQVYLHEVLGAILNIIRAECLLHDIEFRHNIVDCPHYVLANEAMIKQVMLNLLRNAIEAFDGTESSPQFSLTTAVSSNHYVVRVQDNGPGIPEDILLQLGQPFFTTKENGTGIGLAMCKKIIHDYNGTFRIESEVGVGTTVSFSFPLA; encoded by the coding sequence ATGAAAGGAAGTATTGAGTTAAGTAGGAAGCAGGATACATGTTTTCAAGAGCTAGTGAAAAATCATCTAGATACAGCATGTTTAATTTTGAATAAGGATTTGCAGGTGCAATTTGTAAATGATTCGTTTGTGAAGTTTATCGAGAAGGATGCTGGGGAAATGATTGGTGAATCCTTGGACCGATGTCTAAATGGGCATATTTTACATAATACGATGATGTCTTTGATAAAGGAAGTATTATTCATTAATCAGATGGTCGAGCATATTTATTATACAGAAGACGTCTTCTATCAGCTGAAAGCACATATTTTAGAGGAGAGTCAGAACATATGTGTCATGTTGTATGATCATTCTTATCAACAGAAATTTGAAAATTTACTCGTCTATAAGGAACAGATGGATACCGTAGCTCAGCTAGCGGCAGGAGTTGCCCATGAACTCCGTAACCCACTTGCTGTTATTCGCGGTTTCTTTCAATTGTCGAAAATGACAAAGGGCTGGGACAAATATTATGAAACAATTATGGCAGAGATGATCCGGATGGAAGGGATTATTGAGGAGTTTCTTTCAATGGCCCGCAAGAATGAGAAAAAAGAGCAGGTTTATTTGCATGAGGTTCTTGGTGCTATTCTCAACATTATTCGTGCAGAATGTTTGCTTCATGATATCGAATTCCGCCATAATATAGTAGACTGCCCTCACTATGTACTAGCTAATGAAGCAATGATTAAGCAAGTGATGTTGAACTTGCTCCGTAATGCTATTGAAGCATTTGATGGAACGGAATCTTCACCGCAATTTTCGCTTACAACAGCAGTAAGTTCGAATCATTACGTCGTTCGTGTACAGGATAATGGTCCAGGGATTCCAGAGGATATCTTATTACAGCTTGGACAACCATTTTTTACAACGAAAGAAAATGGTACAGGAATTGGTCTGGCAATGTGTAAGAAAATTATTCATGATTATAACGGGACGTTTCGAATTGAAAGTGAAGTTGGTGTTGGGACTACCGTGAGTTTTTCCTTTCCGCTTGCATAA
- a CDS encoding DUF2624 family protein, whose amino-acid sequence MNPFLQTIVNTKIKQLTPGELIQMAEQYDISLTKSEAEKIVMILQKENINIYNTTQLNQLLEKVRRIVGNEAAGKAAELLEQFQSVL is encoded by the coding sequence ATGAACCCTTTTTTACAAACGATCGTCAATACGAAGATTAAACAATTAACCCCAGGTGAACTAATCCAAATGGCAGAGCAGTACGACATTTCCCTCACTAAATCCGAAGCTGAAAAAATCGTCATGATTCTACAAAAAGAAAACATCAATATCTATAACACGACTCAATTAAATCAACTGCTTGAAAAAGTACGCCGAATCGTTGGAAATGAAGCAGCAGGCAAAGCCGCTGAATTACTCGAACAATTTCAATCCGTTTTGTAA
- a CDS encoding deoxyribonuclease IV, whose translation MKIGSHVSMKGKKMLLGASEEAVSYGSKTFMIYTGAPQNTRRKAIEELNIEAGTAHMKENGIDEIVVHAPYIINIANTTKPETFELGVRFLRSEIERTEALGAKQIVLHPGAHVGAGADAGIAKIIEGLNEVLTKDQKVQIALETMAGKGSECGRTFDELAKIMDGVTLNDKLSVCFDTCHTHDAGYDIVDDFDGVLEEFDRIVGLERLKVLHVNDSKNERGAAKDRHENIGFGHIGFEALNRIVHHPQFNDIPKILETPYVGEDKKNKKPPYKHEITMFRNKSFEEDVLTKILSGE comes from the coding sequence ATGAAAATTGGCTCACACGTTTCGATGAAAGGAAAGAAAATGCTGCTTGGCGCAAGTGAAGAGGCTGTTTCCTATGGCTCAAAGACATTTATGATTTATACAGGTGCTCCGCAAAATACGCGCCGTAAAGCAATTGAAGAACTTAACATTGAAGCCGGCACAGCACATATGAAGGAAAATGGTATTGATGAGATTGTCGTTCACGCGCCATATATTATTAATATTGCAAATACAACAAAGCCTGAAACGTTTGAGCTCGGTGTTCGGTTTCTTCGTTCAGAAATTGAGCGGACAGAAGCACTTGGAGCAAAGCAGATAGTGTTGCATCCAGGCGCCCATGTAGGAGCTGGGGCAGATGCTGGGATAGCAAAGATTATTGAAGGATTAAATGAAGTATTAACGAAAGACCAAAAGGTACAAATTGCCCTTGAAACAATGGCTGGTAAAGGAAGCGAATGTGGCAGAACGTTTGATGAGTTGGCGAAAATTATGGACGGCGTTACATTAAATGATAAGCTTTCTGTTTGTTTTGATACGTGCCATACACATGATGCAGGCTATGATATTGTAGATGATTTCGATGGGGTTCTTGAGGAATTTGACAGAATCGTTGGACTTGAGCGGTTGAAAGTGCTACACGTAAACGACAGTAAAAATGAACGTGGTGCTGCAAAAGACCGTCATGAAAACATCGGTTTCGGTCACATCGGGTTTGAAGCATTAAACAGGATTGTGCATCATCCGCAATTTAATGATATTCCAAAGATTCTTGAAACACCTTATGTCGGAGAAGATAAGAAAAATAAAAAGCCGCCATATAAACATGAAATAACGATGTTCCGCAATAAATCGTTTGAAGAAGATGTGCTTACAAAGATTTTAAGCGGTGAGTAA
- a CDS encoding DEAD/DEAH box helicase produces the protein MKKTQFDRFDFKPFIIEAVQELGFYQPTDIQERIIPSILNGESAVGQAQTGTGKTHAYLLPIFENIDPTLNEVQAVITAPTRELARQIYQEARKIADRFPKETPATVKFFIGGTDKQKTMEKLSTQPQVVIGTPGRINDLVREQALFVYTAKTVVVDEADLMLDMGFIEDVDQIAAKMPEKLQMLVFSATVPEKLKPFMKKYMENPRFVHVEPTQATPEKITHYLVPLRHRDEMKIIYDLSVMANPYLMMIFANTRKKADEIADYLLAQGLNVGRLHGDLTPRERKNVMKKIKKAEYQYVVGTDLAARGIDIQGVSHVLNADIPHHDLTFYIHRVGRSARADFSGEAITLYSLSDEDSLNKLEKMGISFKHVDFRDNEWIDIGPRNKRAKRAKTTDEFEKTAKKLVRKPKKVKPGYKKKRQQEIEKVKRKMKRNNRFK, from the coding sequence ATGAAGAAAACACAATTTGATCGTTTTGATTTTAAACCGTTTATTATAGAGGCAGTTCAGGAGTTAGGCTTTTACCAGCCGACAGATATTCAAGAGCGTATTATTCCGAGCATATTGAATGGAGAAAGTGCGGTTGGACAAGCACAGACTGGTACTGGAAAGACGCATGCATATTTGCTTCCGATCTTTGAGAATATCGATCCAACCCTTAACGAAGTGCAGGCTGTTATCACAGCGCCGACGCGTGAATTAGCGCGGCAAATTTATCAGGAGGCTCGTAAAATTGCTGATCGCTTTCCGAAAGAGACACCTGCGACAGTTAAATTCTTTATCGGCGGAACAGATAAACAAAAGACAATGGAGAAGCTCAGCACGCAGCCGCAGGTCGTGATTGGAACACCTGGCCGAATTAATGACTTAGTTCGTGAACAAGCGTTGTTTGTTTATACAGCAAAAACGGTTGTCGTTGATGAAGCCGACTTAATGCTAGATATGGGCTTTATAGAAGATGTGGACCAAATTGCTGCAAAGATGCCTGAAAAATTACAGATGCTTGTCTTTTCAGCAACCGTTCCTGAGAAGCTGAAGCCTTTTATGAAAAAATATATGGAAAATCCGCGCTTTGTCCATGTGGAACCGACACAAGCGACACCTGAGAAGATTACCCATTACCTTGTGCCACTGCGTCATCGTGATGAAATGAAAATAATTTATGATTTATCTGTAATGGCTAATCCATACTTGATGATGATTTTTGCTAATACGCGTAAGAAAGCAGATGAAATAGCGGATTATTTGTTAGCACAAGGGCTTAATGTAGGACGCCTACATGGTGATTTGACACCACGTGAACGAAAAAATGTGATGAAAAAAATCAAAAAGGCAGAATATCAGTACGTGGTCGGTACAGACCTTGCAGCTCGTGGTATTGATATTCAAGGTGTCAGTCATGTGCTTAATGCAGATATTCCTCACCATGATTTGACATTTTATATTCATCGTGTTGGACGCTCAGCGCGTGCTGACTTTTCGGGTGAAGCGATTACGCTCTACAGCTTAAGTGACGAAGATTCATTGAATAAGCTTGAAAAGATGGGGATTTCCTTTAAACATGTTGATTTTCGGGATAATGAATGGATTGATATCGGTCCGCGTAATAAACGTGCAAAGCGTGCAAAGACAACAGATGAATTCGAAAAAACCGCTAAAAAGCTTGTTCGGAAACCGAAAAAAGTCAAACCTGGCTATAAGAAAAAACGTCAGCAAGAAATTGAAAAAGTAAAACGTAAAATGAAGCGAAACAATCGTTTTAAATAG
- a CDS encoding YqfQ family protein: MFRPPMPPMPTRGYMPFFQQQMSPTMFPSQLPMGQMQGLSRGGGLLSRLFSGGAGRNAMMLNGMRGFSGFPGAQQGMQGLSGMQGGLSSLQGLTQGAGGFTGVLDNLQKGLKMAQTVGPMVQQYGPMIRNIPSMIKLYQELSNMDDADSSNTENETTETVVEESNESSIEQETTKESRPYLLSPPTDDEFEESADDFEDIDENTLDLTTIGESHIEQEESLKPKVSQPKLYI, encoded by the coding sequence ATGTTCAGACCTCCAATGCCGCCCATGCCTACACGTGGCTATATGCCATTTTTCCAACAACAAATGTCACCTACAATGTTTCCTTCACAGCTTCCGATGGGTCAGATGCAAGGATTAAGCCGAGGGGGTGGGTTGCTTTCCCGTTTATTTAGTGGAGGGGCAGGGCGAAACGCCATGATGTTAAACGGCATGAGAGGCTTCTCTGGCTTCCCTGGTGCTCAACAAGGAATGCAAGGATTATCTGGCATGCAAGGTGGTCTCTCTAGCTTACAAGGCCTCACACAAGGTGCAGGCGGATTCACAGGTGTACTTGACAACCTTCAAAAAGGCTTAAAAATGGCGCAAACGGTCGGCCCAATGGTACAGCAGTATGGACCAATGATACGCAACATCCCTTCAATGATTAAATTGTATCAAGAACTTTCAAATATGGATGACGCAGATTCCAGCAACACTGAAAATGAAACAACTGAAACGGTCGTCGAAGAATCAAACGAATCTTCCATTGAACAAGAGACAACGAAAGAAAGCCGTCCTTACTTACTCTCGCCGCCTACTGACGATGAATTTGAAGAATCAGCTGATGATTTTGAGGACATAGATGAGAATACACTTGATCTTACGACAATTGGCGAATCACATATTGAGCAAGAAGAAAGTCTGAAACCAAAAGTTTCTCAGCCAAAGCTTTATATATAA
- a CDS encoding 4-hydroxy-3-methylbut-2-enyl diphosphate reductase, which produces MEVIKIAPRGYCYGVVDAMVIARNAALDKSLPRPIYILGMIVHNAHVTQAFEEEGIITLDGQSRLDLLEGINEGTVIFTAHGVSPEVKKRAEEKGLTVLDATCPDVTKTHDLIRDMKEKGYEVVYIGKKGHPEPEGALGVAPDIVHLVSNMDDVKDLDIQSNKIIITNQTTMSQWDVHDIMEKVVERYPHAEFHREICMATQVRQEAVAEQAKEADLTLVVGDPRSNNSCRLAQVSEEIAGTPAHRIADVSEISLDWLKGVQKVAITAGASTPTPIAKEVIKFIEQYNLEDTSTHNPERKVALNKILPKVKKKA; this is translated from the coding sequence ATGGAAGTTATTAAAATTGCCCCTCGAGGTTATTGCTATGGCGTTGTCGACGCAATGGTGATTGCACGAAATGCCGCTTTAGATAAATCATTGCCAAGACCAATTTATATTTTAGGAATGATCGTTCATAACGCTCATGTTACGCAGGCTTTCGAAGAAGAAGGTATCATCACCCTTGATGGTCAAAGTCGCTTAGACCTATTAGAAGGGATTAATGAAGGAACTGTTATCTTCACTGCACACGGTGTTTCGCCAGAGGTTAAGAAACGTGCAGAAGAAAAGGGCTTAACTGTGCTCGATGCCACATGCCCTGACGTAACGAAAACACACGATCTCATTCGAGATATGAAAGAAAAAGGCTATGAGGTAGTCTATATTGGTAAAAAAGGTCATCCAGAACCAGAAGGTGCATTAGGTGTTGCCCCCGATATTGTCCATCTCGTTTCCAATATGGACGATGTAAAAGACTTAGACATCCAATCTAATAAAATTATTATCACGAACCAAACAACAATGAGCCAATGGGATGTTCATGACATTATGGAAAAGGTTGTGGAACGTTATCCACATGCTGAATTTCATCGTGAAATTTGTATGGCAACACAAGTACGACAAGAAGCTGTAGCAGAACAAGCAAAAGAAGCAGACCTTACCCTTGTTGTCGGTGACCCGCGCAGTAACAATTCCTGCCGCCTAGCACAAGTTTCAGAAGAAATTGCAGGAACTCCTGCCCACCGGATCGCTGATGTGAGCGAAATCAGTCTAGATTGGCTGAAAGGTGTTCAAAAGGTGGCCATTACAGCTGGTGCTTCAACACCAACACCGATTGCTAAAGAAGTGATTAAATTCATCGAACAATATAACCTAGAAGACACCAGCACACATAATCCAGAACGTAAAGTTGCACTTAATAAAATTCTGCCAAAAGTAAAGAAAAAAGCATAA